One part of the Vitis riparia cultivar Riparia Gloire de Montpellier isolate 1030 chromosome 15, EGFV_Vit.rip_1.0, whole genome shotgun sequence genome encodes these proteins:
- the LOC117932331 gene encoding O-acyltransferase WSD1-like isoform X2 → MDPVGDLDSRQQALKPIQTKRSGAREVGDGKKPEDIKEEEGEALSPVGRIFHETCFNVYVIAIAGCKTRINVDVVKANLEHSLLKHPRFSSLQVKDVKKDGGMKWVPTKVDLDKHIIIPSLHHTISSPDKMVEDYISNLSKTYIDYSKPLWELHILNIKTSDAESVAVFRIHHSLGDGMSLMSLVLACSRQISNPKALPTLPAKKTSNPDPVKSGRIWWTIRLVWNTIIDVLMFLATTLFLKDTMTPLSNGWKKGGGHVPRRFVYRTVSLDDIKQIKNGMKTTINDVVMGVSLAGLSRYLNRRYGETKEDKGATEKKNNLPKNIRLRATLMMNIRPSPGLHALAEMMEKGSKAKWGNWIGSMLLPFAIALYDDPLDYVRQTKATIDRKKHSHEAIFTCFIIKTVLKLFGAKVAAFLYRRVMNHTTICFSNVVGPMEEIGFYGHPMAFLAPSVYGQPQGLMIHFQSYINKMTFVLSIDEEIIPDPNRLCDDLEESLKFIKDAVIARGLV, encoded by the exons ATGGATCCAGTAGGTGATCTGGATTCAAGACAGCAAGCTCTCAAACCTATTCAAACAAAGAGATCAGGGGCAAGAGAAGTAGGAGATGGCAAAAAACCCGAGGAtatcaaagaagaagaaggagaagctTTGAGTCCAGTTGGTCGAATTTTTCATGAAACTTGCTTCAATGTCTATGTCATAGCCATTGCTGGGTGCAAAACCAGAATCAATGTTGATGTTGTTAAAGCCAATTTGGAGCACAGTCTGCTTAAGCACCCTCGTTTCTCTAGCTTGCAG GTGAAGGACGTGAAAAAGGATGGAGGGATGAAATGGGTTCCAACAAAGGTGGACTTGGACAAGCACATAATAATACCAAGCCTCCACCACACCATTTCTTCACCAGACAAGATGGTGGAAGACTACATCTCCAATCTCAGTAAAACCTACATAGACTACTCTAAGCCTCTTTGGGAGCTCCATATTCTCAACATTAAGACCTCGGATGCCGAGTCTGTCGCCGTTTTCCGAATCCATCATTCCCTGGGTGACGGCATGTCCCTCATGTCTCTTGTCCTTGCTTGCTCCCGTCAAATCTCCAACCCGAAAGCTCTCCCAACTTTGCCAGCGAAAAAGACTTCGAATCCTGATCCGGTAAAGTCCGGCAGGATTTGGTGGACAATTCGACTGGTTTGGAATACTATTATAGATGTTTTGATGTTTCTTGCTACAACTCTCTTCTTAAAGGATACCATGACACCACTCAGCAATGGTTGGAAAAAGGGAGGTGGGCATGTGCCAAGGAGGTTTGTTTACCGAACCGTTAGTCTTGATGATATTAAACAAATCAAGAATGGGATGAAAACA ACTATTAACGATGTTGTAATGGGAGTGTCATTGGCTGGTCTTTCTCGATATCTCAATAGAAGATATG GTGAGACCAAGGAAGATAAAGGAGCCAccgaaaagaaaaataatcttCCGAAGAATATTCGCCTGAGGGCAACTCTTATGATGAATATAAGACCATCACCAGGGCTTCAT GCTTTAGCGGAGATGATGGAGAAGGGGTCCAAAGCGAAATGGGGAAATTGGATTGGATCTATGCTCCTCCCTTTTGCTATTGCCTTATATGATGACCCTTTAGACTATGTTCGCCAAACTAAAGCCACAATCGATCGAAAGAAGCATTCTCATGAAGCTATATTTACATGTTTCATTATTAAGACAGTTCTCAAATTATTTGGTGCTAAG GTTGCAGCATTTTTATACCGTAGAGTTATGAATCACACAACAATATGCTTCTCAAATGTAGTTGGACCTATGGAAGAAATCGGTTTTTATggccatccaatggctttccTTGCTCCAAGCGTTTACGGCCAACCACAa GGATTGATGATTCATTTCCAAAGTTACATCAATAAAATGACATTTGTTCTTtcaattgatgaagaaataaTTCCTGATCCTAATCGATTATGTGATGATCTTGAAGAGTCACTCAAATTTATCAAGGATGCTGTCATTGCAAGAGGTCTTGTCTAG